Proteins from a genomic interval of Ndongobacter massiliensis:
- a CDS encoding uracil-xanthine permease family protein — MKNKSNANVTVDNIYRLEGRVPIAKAIPFGLQHVLAMFVSNLAPIIIVVGAAQAAHPEVNIDLPMLIQNAMFIAGLGTLIQLYPIWKIGAKLPVVMGVSFTFLASLLYVATNFGYPTMIGAIIVGGCIVGSLGLCAKYWRHFISPIVSACVVTSIGFSLLVVGAASFGGGQGAADFGSAQNLLVGTVTLIACLTFNVLAKSFWKQLSVLFGLIVGYILSIGLNMVDFSPILQSKLIAIPTFMPFVPEFRLSAIIALVVVYLVSAAETIGDTTAVCAGGLGRDITAREVQGSLACDGFLSAVSGCFGCTPITSFSQNVGLIAMTKVVNRFTIMFGALTLILAGLFPPIGAFFSTLPQAVLGGCTIMMFGSIVVSGMNMIARCGFTHRNTTIAALSISIGIGFTQVPEIYNILPALARDVFAGNPVANVFVISLIMSFVLPKSEEDRKFEAADAAEVAAAEAAEMSEN, encoded by the coding sequence TTCCGTTCGGATTGCAGCACGTCCTTGCCATGTTTGTCTCCAACCTGGCGCCGATCATTATCGTCGTCGGGGCGGCGCAGGCGGCACATCCGGAGGTGAACATTGATTTGCCCATGTTGATTCAGAACGCGATGTTTATTGCGGGCCTCGGAACGCTGATTCAACTCTATCCGATATGGAAAATCGGTGCTAAACTTCCCGTCGTCATGGGTGTCAGCTTCACCTTTTTAGCTTCGCTGCTTTATGTCGCAACGAACTTCGGATATCCGACGATGATCGGTGCAATCATCGTTGGCGGCTGTATTGTAGGTTCGTTGGGGCTTTGTGCCAAGTATTGGAGACATTTCATTTCCCCAATCGTTTCTGCCTGTGTCGTGACGTCGATCGGTTTTTCCCTTCTCGTTGTCGGCGCGGCGTCTTTTGGCGGCGGACAAGGCGCAGCCGACTTCGGATCGGCACAGAATTTGCTGGTCGGTACGGTCACTCTGATAGCCTGCCTAACTTTTAATGTACTTGCAAAAAGCTTCTGGAAACAATTGTCGGTATTATTCGGTTTAATTGTCGGCTACATACTGTCCATCGGATTGAATATGGTGGATTTTTCGCCAATTTTGCAAAGTAAACTGATCGCGATTCCCACGTTTATGCCCTTTGTGCCGGAGTTTCGTCTCAGTGCAATCATCGCCTTAGTCGTCGTATACTTGGTATCGGCGGCGGAAACCATCGGCGATACGACTGCGGTATGCGCCGGTGGACTGGGTCGAGATATTACTGCAAGAGAAGTGCAGGGATCCTTGGCTTGCGACGGATTTTTGAGCGCAGTTTCCGGTTGCTTCGGTTGCACACCTATTACATCATTTAGTCAAAATGTCGGGCTGATTGCCATGACAAAGGTAGTCAATCGTTTCACCATTATGTTCGGCGCATTGACCTTGATTTTGGCGGGGCTTTTTCCACCGATCGGAGCATTCTTTTCCACACTTCCACAGGCTGTACTTGGCGGATGCACCATTATGATGTTCGGTTCCATCGTGGTCAGCGGCATGAACATGATCGCCCGCTGTGGCTTTACCCACAGAAATACGACTATTGCGGCGCTGTCGATCAGCATCGGCATCGGATTTACGCAAGTGCCGGAAATTTACAATATCCTGCCGGCCCTGGCGCGAGACGTATTCGCCGGAAACCCGGTCGCGAATGTCTTTGTCATTTCACTCATTATGAGTTTTGTTCTGCCGAAGAGCGAAGAGGATCGAAAATTCGAAGCAGCGGACGCAGCAGAAGTGGCAGCAGCAGAAGCGGCAGAAATGTCGGAAAATTAA
- a CDS encoding amidohydrolase family protein, giving the protein MQAYRGDIVFTKEKERFTIYDDSYILVEDGRIRGIVKEPPDCPISDYSGKLIIPAFSDIHLHAPQHPNEGLGYDEELLPWLNKYTFPTEAKYKDATFARFVYNDFVKNLWKNGIARSVVFATLHEEATEILFDCFEKSGLYAYIGKVNMDRNASADLSESTEESLAVTRRILARHRASTRVRPIITPRFVPSCSDVLMEALQALIQETHLPVQSHLSENRREIAWVSELHPECPSYTAVYDRYDMLGTTPTIMAHCIHCTEEEKVLLKKGGVMVAHCPTSNLNLMSGLAPIRDYLDRGISVGLGSDVSGGHTLNMFAVIVSAIQVSKMYTLYVDASKPPLKSQEAFYLATKGGGAFFGNVGSFEEGYDFDALVVDIDPHLSTEDRIERLLYQGDDRNILERFAGGRKLPPPDITASTERSQTDY; this is encoded by the coding sequence ATGCAGGCCTATCGAGGAGATATTGTATTCACGAAGGAAAAAGAGCGATTCACCATCTATGACGACAGTTACATCCTTGTAGAAGACGGGAGGATTCGGGGCATTGTTAAAGAGCCGCCCGACTGTCCCATTTCGGACTACTCCGGAAAGCTGATCATTCCGGCGTTTTCCGATATCCATTTACATGCCCCCCAACATCCCAATGAGGGACTGGGATACGATGAGGAGCTTCTTCCCTGGCTCAACAAATACACTTTTCCCACGGAAGCGAAGTACAAAGATGCGACATTCGCCCGTTTTGTGTACAACGATTTCGTAAAAAATTTGTGGAAAAATGGCATTGCTCGAAGTGTCGTATTTGCCACTCTTCATGAGGAAGCCACCGAGATCCTTTTTGACTGCTTTGAAAAATCCGGCCTCTATGCCTACATTGGAAAGGTCAACATGGACCGGAATGCAAGTGCGGATCTGTCGGAGAGCACCGAAGAATCGCTGGCGGTAACGCGCCGGATTCTTGCTCGGCACCGCGCAAGTACGCGCGTCCGCCCCATTATCACGCCCCGCTTTGTGCCCAGCTGCAGCGATGTCCTGATGGAAGCGCTGCAGGCGCTGATTCAGGAAACCCACCTGCCCGTGCAATCCCATCTTTCGGAAAACCGCCGCGAAATTGCCTGGGTCAGTGAACTTCATCCGGAATGCCCGAGTTACACGGCCGTCTATGACCGGTACGACATGCTCGGCACAACGCCCACCATCATGGCCCACTGTATTCACTGCACCGAAGAGGAGAAGGTCCTGTTGAAAAAGGGGGGCGTCATGGTGGCGCACTGCCCGACTTCCAACTTAAATCTGATGAGCGGACTGGCACCCATACGGGATTACCTCGACCGCGGGATTTCGGTCGGTCTGGGTTCTGATGTTTCCGGTGGACATACGCTGAATATGTTTGCCGTAATCGTCAGCGCCATCCAAGTCAGCAAGATGTATACGCTCTATGTCGATGCGTCCAAGCCCCCATTAAAAAGTCAGGAAGCTTTTTACCTGGCAACCAAGGGCGGCGGTGCCTTTTTCGGAAACGTTGGAAGTTTCGAAGAAGGCTATGACTTTGACGCCCTCGTCGTGGACATTGATCCGCATCTTTCGACCGAGGATCGCATTGAGCGTTTACTCTATCAAGGCGACGATCGAAATATTTTGGAACGCTTTGCCGGCGGACGAAAACTTCCACCGCCGGACATCACTGCGTCGACGGAGCGCTCTCAAACTGATTATTAA